Proteins from a single region of Penaeus monodon isolate SGIC_2016 chromosome 12, NSTDA_Pmon_1, whole genome shotgun sequence:
- the LOC119579411 gene encoding uncharacterized protein LOC119579411 isoform X2, whose product MSVGLPKPATVDKGILSKVRDEDVPKMLFLSVNPNKIEEQETTCAASGYTDGVSIGKKVVVTEFRGEDTSDSVTRLLEKFERSLREKSINQVRRELQLRILKLSSVEFNTNTLSTLESNFSDENDQLSNEEEDILEFTEIFEMFNISAPENIKVNFGNIISSKKIPLKRGDIGHYSKKTFFVYAENKIMMKICDSLTPQDVYCLYEIIRESKAIENDDKVKDLLSQEIDQEALAKVRGLKDVAFYYLTLIMMRKRLLNRLYTHRLVFLFDQLKAMKRGQDPNIDRILDTLNRYPVASRPPGLCIVFNMMENRNGAAKDLVKVKELFEKEYKFDVFVKIDPTAEEIKTIVSKLKAARNKFYDSLVVWFMGHGNKTYLTVKNEQRIHRRTDLIQPFTEIEWFNKKPKLFFIQACAVKKDRKRFSSTSQPKELSALQTSTDSIGWRAPASNEWQDKYASYTDVSQVNSFADTLISYATMWYQYASRGEEGSLYVDTLVDQLRQYGCKESVENVLRRVHYNVNTVALLHSEQGQDITWKQAPYFESSLQKAFIFPKPERVVVN is encoded by the exons ATGTCCGTTGGTCTTCCGAAACCTGCGACTGTGG ATAAAGGTATTTTATCAAAAGTACGCGATGAAGATGTTCCGAAAATGCTCTTCCTCTCTGTCAATCCTAATAAG ATTGAAGAGCAAGAGACAACCTGCGCGGCCTCTGGCTATACCGACGGCGTCAGTATCGGCAAGAAAGTCGTGGTGACAGAATTCCGAGGCGAAGACACGTCAGATTCCGTCACAAGATTATTGGAGAAATTTGAG agaTCTTTGAGAGAGAAGAGCATAAACCAAGTACGCCGCGAGCTGCAACTCCGCATCCTCAAACTCAGCAGTGTGGAGTTTAACACCAACACCCTGAGCACCCTGGAGAGTAACTTCTCCGACGAAAACGATCAGCTCAGCAACGAGGAAGAAGATATTCTGGAATTCACCGAAATCTTCGAGATGTTCAACATATCCGCGCCCGAGAATATCAAAGTCAATTTCGGGAATATCATTTCGAGCAAGAAGATTCCGCTGAAGAGGGGCGACATCGGGCATTATAGCAAGAAGACCTTCTTCGTATACGCGGAGAACAAGATCATGATGAAAATCTGCGACTCCCTCACTCCCCAGGACGTTTATTGCCTCTACGAGATCATACGGGAGTCGAAGGCCATAGAGAATGATGACAAAGTGAAGGACCTTTTGTCTCAGGAGATAGACCAAGAGGCGCTGGCGAAAGTGCGTGGCTTAAAGGACGTGGCCTTCTACTACCTCACGCTCATAATGATGAGGAAACGACTCCTCAACCGCCTTTACACTCACAGACTCGTTTTCCTCTTCGATCAGCTGAAGGCAATGAAGAGAGGACAAGACCCTAATATCGATCGCATTCTGGACACCCTCAACCGATACCCCGTGGCTTCTCGACCTCCAGGACTGTGCATCGTGTTCAACATGATGGAGAACAGGAACGGGGCAGCCAAGGACCTCGTCAAAGTGAAGGAGCTGTTTGAAAAGGAATATAAGTTTGATGTCTTCGTGAAAATTGACCCCACAGCTGAAGAGATAAAGACAATTGTTAGCAAACTCAAGGCAGCTAGGAACAAGTTTTACGACAG CCTGGTCGTGTGGTTCATGGGCCACGGAAACAAGACTTACCTTACTGTGAAAAATGAACAGCGCATTCATCGACGCACCGACCTCATCCAACCCTTCACGGAAATTGAGTGGTTTAACAAGAAGCCCAAACTGTTCTTCATACAGGCGTGTGCTGTGAAGAAAGATCGAAAGAGGTTTTCGTCAACGT CGCAGCCCAAGGAACTGTCGGCTCTCCAGACATCCACTGACTCCATCGGATGGCGCGCCCCTGCTAGCAACGAGTGGCAGGACAAGTACGCCAGTTATACAGACGTGTCTCAGGTGAACTCCTTCGCTGACACGCTCATCTCCTACGCGACCATGTGGTACCAGTACGCTTCTAGAGGCGAGGAag GTTCTCTGTACGTTGACACACTAGTGGACCAGCTGAGGCAATATGGGTGCAAGGAGAGCGTTGAAAATGTTCTTCGTCGTGTTCACTATAACGTGAACACAGTGGCTCTTTTGCACAGTGAACAGGGCCAGGACATTACGTGGAAGCAGGCACCCTACTTTGAATCCTCACTACAAAAGGCTTTCATATTCCCAAAGCCTGAAAGAGTAGTGGTAAATTGA
- the LOC119579412 gene encoding uncharacterized protein LOC119579412 translates to MDHLQRQLSNVSLSSDDFLSSLRDEDVPKLLFLSVDPSRIISYGADDSLGASPGIFTDSEVPSNLRLLEKFKRCLVERRITPLRREFQCRLLSLSCVTPVSNSLSTLESNFSDENNELNDGQEDILRFTELLEMFHLPVPKDIRGNFDNIISSKKIPLTVNSEKSEERTFFVEAGSKVMVEIGDSLSPSDVFQLYRILSGTAMDDEKAKELLSPELEQGSLEKVPGLKDVAFYYLVLEMLRKEMMNHLYTHKLHFLFDQLKEVKFGEGAEDPHIDGILNTLGRYPITSRPPGLCLVFLITEGRNGASRDLAKVRELFEKQYKYAFFVKNDPTAEEIKSIICKLKAGRYKFYDSLVVWFMGHGDKTYLQVKEGRIHRRLDLIEPFTEIKWYNKKPKLFFIQACANKKNRRRFSSTSQVKALQTSTDSLSVTWRASAGSEWQDKYADYTDMSMVNSFADTLIAYATMWYQYATRGDEGSLYVDTLVDQLRQNGHKESIENVLQRVHYNVNMVSLLYSEEGQDIKWKQAPFFESSLQKVFIFPKPRE, encoded by the exons ATGGACCACCTTCAGAGGCAGTTGAGTAATGTTTCGCTCTCAAGTG ATGATTTCCTCTCCAGTTTACGAGATGAAGATGTACCTAAgcttctttttctctcagttGACCCGAGCAGA ATCATATCTTATGGAGCGGATGACAGCCTCGGGGCATCTCCGGGCATTTTTACTGATTCTGAAGTTCCGTCGAACTTAAGATTACTTGAAAAATTCAAG AGATGTTTGGTTGAGAGACGGATCACGCCTTTGAGACGCGAGTTTCAGTGCCGTCTGCTGTCCCTCTCCTGTGTGACGCCAGTCTCGAACTCCCTCAGTACCCTGGAGAGTAACTTCTCCGACGAGAATAACGAGCTTAACGACGGCCAGGAGGACATCCTACGATTCACTGAGCTCCTCGAGATGTTCCATTTGCCAGTGCCGAAGGACATCAGAGGTAACTTTGATAACATTATCTCGTCCAAGAAAATTCCTTTGACGGTGAATTCCGAGAAGAGTGAAGAGCGTACGTTCTTCGTGGAGGCGGGGAGCAAGGTCATGGTGGAAATAGGCGATAGTCTCTCGCCTTCGGATGTGTTCCAACTCTACAGGATTCTGTCCGGCACGGCTATGGACGACGAGAAGGCAAAGGAACTCTTGTCCCCGGAGCTAGAGCAGGGCTCCCTCGAGAAAGTGCCGGGGTTGAAAGACGTGGCGTTCTATTATCTCGTCCTTGAGATGCTGAGAAAGGAAATGATGAACCATTTGTACACGCATAAACTTCACTTTCTGTTTGACCAGCTGAAGGAGGTGAAGTTCGGAGAGGGAGCCGAAGATCCACACATCGACGGCATTTTGAACACCCTCGGTCGATACCCAATTACCTCGAGGCCCCCGGGTCTGTGCCTCGTGTTTCTCATAACTGAAGGCCGAAACGGGGCGTCGCGGGACCTCGCGAAGGTCAGGGAGTTATTTGAGAAGCAGTACAAGTACGCCTTCTTCGTGAAAAATGACCCCACGGCCGAGGAGATTAAATCAATCATCTGCAAACTGAAGGCAGGCAGATATAAATTCTACGACAG CCTGGTGGTGTGGTTCATGGGTCACGGAGACAAGACCTACCTGCAAGTGAAGGAGGGACGCATCCACCGCCGCCTGGACCTGATCGAACCGTTCACAGAGATTAAGTGGTACAACAAGAAACCCAAACTCTTCTTCATCCAAGCTTGTGCTAACAAGAAGAACCGCAGGAGATTCTCTTCTACTT CTCAAGTAAAGGCCCTTCAAACCAGCACAGACTCCCTCTCGGTTACGTGGCGGGCGTCTGCTGGCTCTGAATGGCAAGACAAGTATGCAGACTACACCGACATGTCTATGGTTAACTCCTTTGCAGACACACTCATTGCATACGCGACGATGTGGTACCAGTATGCAACCAGAGGAGATGAGG gTTCCCTGTACGTAGACACATTGGTGGATCAGCTACGGCAAAATGGTCACAAGGAGAGTATTGAAAACGTTCTCCAACGAGTACACTACAACGTCAACATGGTTTCCCTCCTGTACAGTGAAGAAGGGCAAGACATTAAGTGGAAGCAGGCACCTTTCTTTGAGTCCTCCCTTCAGAAGGTGTTCATTTTCCCTAAACCcagggagtag
- the LOC119579411 gene encoding uncharacterized protein LOC119579411 isoform X1, whose amino-acid sequence MEQFKRQSSEYLLSNNKGILSKVRDEDVPKMLFLSVNPNKIEEQETTCAASGYTDGVSIGKKVVVTEFRGEDTSDSVTRLLEKFERSLREKSINQVRRELQLRILKLSSVEFNTNTLSTLESNFSDENDQLSNEEEDILEFTEIFEMFNISAPENIKVNFGNIISSKKIPLKRGDIGHYSKKTFFVYAENKIMMKICDSLTPQDVYCLYEIIRESKAIENDDKVKDLLSQEIDQEALAKVRGLKDVAFYYLTLIMMRKRLLNRLYTHRLVFLFDQLKAMKRGQDPNIDRILDTLNRYPVASRPPGLCIVFNMMENRNGAAKDLVKVKELFEKEYKFDVFVKIDPTAEEIKTIVSKLKAARNKFYDSLVVWFMGHGNKTYLTVKNEQRIHRRTDLIQPFTEIEWFNKKPKLFFIQACAVKKDRKRFSSTSQPKELSALQTSTDSIGWRAPASNEWQDKYASYTDVSQVNSFADTLISYATMWYQYASRGEEGSLYVDTLVDQLRQYGCKESVENVLRRVHYNVNTVALLHSEQGQDITWKQAPYFESSLQKAFIFPKPERVVVN is encoded by the exons atgGAGCAGTTCAAAAGACAATCGAGCGAATACTTACTTTCTAACA ATAAAGGTATTTTATCAAAAGTACGCGATGAAGATGTTCCGAAAATGCTCTTCCTCTCTGTCAATCCTAATAAG ATTGAAGAGCAAGAGACAACCTGCGCGGCCTCTGGCTATACCGACGGCGTCAGTATCGGCAAGAAAGTCGTGGTGACAGAATTCCGAGGCGAAGACACGTCAGATTCCGTCACAAGATTATTGGAGAAATTTGAG agaTCTTTGAGAGAGAAGAGCATAAACCAAGTACGCCGCGAGCTGCAACTCCGCATCCTCAAACTCAGCAGTGTGGAGTTTAACACCAACACCCTGAGCACCCTGGAGAGTAACTTCTCCGACGAAAACGATCAGCTCAGCAACGAGGAAGAAGATATTCTGGAATTCACCGAAATCTTCGAGATGTTCAACATATCCGCGCCCGAGAATATCAAAGTCAATTTCGGGAATATCATTTCGAGCAAGAAGATTCCGCTGAAGAGGGGCGACATCGGGCATTATAGCAAGAAGACCTTCTTCGTATACGCGGAGAACAAGATCATGATGAAAATCTGCGACTCCCTCACTCCCCAGGACGTTTATTGCCTCTACGAGATCATACGGGAGTCGAAGGCCATAGAGAATGATGACAAAGTGAAGGACCTTTTGTCTCAGGAGATAGACCAAGAGGCGCTGGCGAAAGTGCGTGGCTTAAAGGACGTGGCCTTCTACTACCTCACGCTCATAATGATGAGGAAACGACTCCTCAACCGCCTTTACACTCACAGACTCGTTTTCCTCTTCGATCAGCTGAAGGCAATGAAGAGAGGACAAGACCCTAATATCGATCGCATTCTGGACACCCTCAACCGATACCCCGTGGCTTCTCGACCTCCAGGACTGTGCATCGTGTTCAACATGATGGAGAACAGGAACGGGGCAGCCAAGGACCTCGTCAAAGTGAAGGAGCTGTTTGAAAAGGAATATAAGTTTGATGTCTTCGTGAAAATTGACCCCACAGCTGAAGAGATAAAGACAATTGTTAGCAAACTCAAGGCAGCTAGGAACAAGTTTTACGACAG CCTGGTCGTGTGGTTCATGGGCCACGGAAACAAGACTTACCTTACTGTGAAAAATGAACAGCGCATTCATCGACGCACCGACCTCATCCAACCCTTCACGGAAATTGAGTGGTTTAACAAGAAGCCCAAACTGTTCTTCATACAGGCGTGTGCTGTGAAGAAAGATCGAAAGAGGTTTTCGTCAACGT CGCAGCCCAAGGAACTGTCGGCTCTCCAGACATCCACTGACTCCATCGGATGGCGCGCCCCTGCTAGCAACGAGTGGCAGGACAAGTACGCCAGTTATACAGACGTGTCTCAGGTGAACTCCTTCGCTGACACGCTCATCTCCTACGCGACCATGTGGTACCAGTACGCTTCTAGAGGCGAGGAag GTTCTCTGTACGTTGACACACTAGTGGACCAGCTGAGGCAATATGGGTGCAAGGAGAGCGTTGAAAATGTTCTTCGTCGTGTTCACTATAACGTGAACACAGTGGCTCTTTTGCACAGTGAACAGGGCCAGGACATTACGTGGAAGCAGGCACCCTACTTTGAATCCTCACTACAAAAGGCTTTCATATTCCCAAAGCCTGAAAGAGTAGTGGTAAATTGA
- the LOC119579409 gene encoding brain protein I3-like yields the protein MDQKPPPYNPEMGPHPPGPPPPYQPMPPPPPPTQIGFVGATPGASTTIITTQQPTYGSIPVVVQPVRGADVIVVGGCPACRVGVLSEDFTLAGLCCAFWFFPIGILCCLAMRERRCSNCGACFS from the exons ATGGATCAGAAGCCACCACCTTATAACCCGGAGATGGGCCCTCATCCAC CGGGACCCCCTCCTCCATATCAGCCTAtgccaccccctccaccaccaacgCAGATTGGATTCGTTGGTGCGACCCCAGGTGCTAGcacaaccatcatcaccacacaaCAACCGACTTACGGAAGCATCCCTGTAGTGGTCCAGCCTGTGCGGGGGgcagatgttattgttgttggagGATGCCCAGCTTGTAGG GTGGGTGTGCTAAGCGAAGACTTCACTCTGGCTGGTCTGTGTTGTGCTTTCTGGTTCTTCCCCATCGGCATCTTGTGCTGCCTAGCCATGAGGGAACGACGGTGCAGCAACTGTGGAGCATGCTTCTCTTAG